A genomic segment from Streptomyces sp. NBC_01233 encodes:
- a CDS encoding SPFH domain-containing protein gives MTNQIATPDGVREFTARSVGGGLALLLGLAGLLAGGGLIAAGAVATAVAAKAALIAVGVLTILGSVIAMSGLNTVAPGEARVVQLFGRYRGTIRTDGLRWVNPLTSREKISTRVRNHETAVLKVNDAYGNPIELAAVVVWRVEDTARATFEVEDFTEFVETQTEAAVRHIAIEYPYDSHDEGGLSLRGNAEEITEKLAVELHARVEAAGVHIIESRFTHLAYAPEIASAMLQRQQAGAVVAARKQIVEGAVGMVELALTRLAEEEIVELDPERKAAMVSNLMVVLCGDRAAQPVVNTGTLYQ, from the coding sequence ATGACGAACCAAATCGCCACACCGGACGGGGTACGGGAGTTCACCGCGCGCAGCGTGGGCGGCGGTCTGGCCCTACTCCTCGGTCTGGCAGGCCTGTTGGCGGGCGGAGGCCTCATCGCGGCGGGTGCGGTGGCGACGGCCGTCGCGGCCAAGGCGGCGCTGATCGCCGTCGGCGTCCTCACGATCCTCGGCTCCGTGATAGCGATGAGCGGCCTGAACACGGTGGCGCCGGGCGAGGCCCGGGTCGTGCAGCTCTTCGGCCGCTACCGGGGCACGATCCGCACCGACGGACTGCGCTGGGTCAACCCGCTCACCTCGCGCGAGAAGATCTCCACCCGGGTGCGCAACCACGAGACGGCCGTCCTGAAGGTCAACGACGCCTACGGCAACCCGATCGAGCTGGCGGCGGTCGTGGTGTGGCGGGTCGAGGACACCGCGCGGGCCACCTTCGAGGTCGAGGACTTCACGGAGTTCGTCGAGACCCAGACCGAGGCGGCGGTCCGGCACATCGCGATCGAGTACCCGTACGACTCGCACGACGAGGGCGGCCTGTCGCTGCGCGGGAACGCCGAGGAGATCACCGAGAAGCTGGCGGTCGAATTGCACGCGCGCGTCGAGGCGGCCGGCGTGCACATCATCGAGTCCCGCTTCACGCATCTCGCGTACGCTCCGGAGATCGCCTCCGCGATGCTCCAGCGCCAGCAGGCGGGCGCGGTCGTGGCGGCACGCAAGCAGATCGTGGAAGGTGCGGTGGGCATGGTCGAGCTGGCCCTGACCCGCCTGGCCGAGGAGGAGATCGTGGAACTGGACCCGGAGCGCAAGGCCGCCATGGTCTCGAACCTGATGGTCGTCCTCTGCGGTGACCGCGCGGCCCAGCCGGTGGTCAACACGGGAACCCTCTACCAGTGA